From the Pseudoalteromonas tunicata genome, one window contains:
- a CDS encoding LysR family transcriptional regulator: MDIDLLKTFVEVANTRHFGRAAENLYLTQSAVSFRIRQLEQTLGVNLFLRQRNNIQLTTAGERLLPHAKMIITSVQRARLEVALAEGTNKQMSLAGTPNIWDAFLQFGIANIISAMPGVSVVAEVKAQQESTRLLLERTLDMAVLFDPPKVDELKVERIFELPILPLTSFDDCTQHNFFENKYIYVDWGTSFALWHADLAASKTLPYVRTSTGRIALDLLLQCGGSAFIPETLASKYLNDGVLKHVEDMPRTSREVFIAYHKDNDQKEVIEKVIGILTQITVPNDFNEE; encoded by the coding sequence TTGGATATAGATTTATTAAAAACATTTGTGGAAGTTGCTAATACACGACACTTTGGTCGTGCGGCCGAAAACCTGTATTTAACGCAATCTGCGGTGAGTTTTCGTATTCGACAGTTAGAGCAAACATTAGGTGTAAATCTATTTTTAAGGCAGCGTAATAATATTCAGCTCACCACTGCTGGCGAACGTTTGCTTCCTCATGCCAAAATGATTATTACCAGTGTGCAGCGAGCTCGATTAGAAGTAGCGCTGGCTGAAGGCACTAATAAGCAAATGTCGCTCGCTGGTACGCCTAATATTTGGGATGCCTTTTTACAATTTGGCATAGCGAATATTATTTCAGCCATGCCAGGTGTTTCTGTGGTCGCTGAAGTTAAAGCGCAGCAAGAAAGCACTCGCTTATTATTAGAGCGCACGTTAGATATGGCGGTATTATTTGATCCGCCAAAAGTGGATGAGCTTAAAGTGGAGCGGATTTTTGAATTGCCTATTTTACCTCTTACCAGTTTTGATGATTGCACCCAGCATAACTTTTTCGAGAATAAATATATTTATGTCGATTGGGGAACGTCATTTGCACTTTGGCATGCAGATTTAGCCGCCAGTAAAACACTCCCTTATGTGCGCACCAGTACTGGGCGTATTGCGCTTGATTTATTGTTGCAGTGTGGCGGTAGCGCGTTTATCCCCGAAACGTTAGCCAGTAAATACTTAAATGATGGTGTACTTAAACACGTTGAAGATATGCCAAGAACATCACGCGAAGTATTTATTGCTTACCACAAAGACAATGATCAAAAAGAAGTCATCGAAAAAGTAATTGGGATTTTGACGCAAATTACGGTACCAAACGATTTTAATGAAGAATAA
- the rarD gene encoding EamA family transporter RarD, whose product MSVQTEQKQGMLFAIAAFLMWGLAPIYFKSLDTVAAMEILVHRVVWSFLFLILIVVAIKQWHKIEHVLKQPKLLAMLVVSASLLGFNWGLFIWAVNNNHMLDASLGYYINPLLNVLLGFLFLGERLRRWQGVAVALAMTGVIIQMISFGSFPVIAFALASTFAIYGLIRKKLAVDSLPGLLLESLILLPAALIYWFAFMESSSADLTLNSWQLNTLLVSAGVVTTLPLLCFTAAAKRLQYTTLGFFQYLGPSLMFLLAVSFYGEVFGVDRIITFACIWGALALFSWDSYRFSQKTKKRLKQQSMNAEIA is encoded by the coding sequence ATGTCTGTTCAAACCGAGCAAAAGCAAGGCATGCTCTTTGCTATTGCTGCTTTTTTGATGTGGGGCCTTGCGCCTATTTATTTTAAGTCTCTTGATACTGTTGCTGCGATGGAAATTCTTGTTCATCGTGTTGTTTGGTCTTTTTTATTTTTAATCTTGATTGTGGTTGCCATTAAACAATGGCACAAAATAGAGCATGTCTTAAAGCAGCCAAAGCTTTTAGCTATGTTGGTGGTAAGCGCCAGTTTACTGGGGTTTAACTGGGGGTTATTTATTTGGGCGGTGAATAATAATCACATGCTTGATGCCAGTTTAGGCTATTACATTAATCCGCTATTAAATGTTTTGCTGGGCTTTTTATTTTTAGGTGAACGCTTGCGCCGTTGGCAAGGAGTTGCTGTTGCCCTTGCGATGACGGGGGTGATCATTCAAATGATTAGCTTTGGTTCATTTCCTGTAATTGCCTTTGCTTTGGCTAGCACCTTTGCTATTTATGGTTTAATTCGTAAAAAGTTGGCGGTAGATTCTTTGCCTGGTTTATTACTTGAATCACTGATTTTATTACCCGCAGCCCTTATTTATTGGTTTGCTTTTATGGAATCAAGCTCAGCAGATTTAACTTTAAATAGCTGGCAATTAAATACCTTATTGGTAAGTGCTGGTGTAGTAACAACCTTACCACTGTTGTGTTTTACTGCAGCAGCTAAGCGTTTGCAGTACACTACATTAGGCTTTTTTCAATACCTTGGTCCAAGCTTGATGTTTTTACTTGCAGTTAGCTTTTACGGTGAAGTATTTGGCGTTGATAGAATTATCACTTTTGCATGTATCTGGGGAGCTTTGGCATTATTTAGCTGGGATTCTTATCGTTTTAGTCAAAAAACTAAAAAGCGGTTAAAACAACAATCAATGAATGCTGAAATTGCTTAA
- the maoP gene encoding DUF413 domain-containing protein: MSNQDITALKHAFTSDKLFYDDANFPRGFSRSGNFTLLEAEILENYGAILQALHKKTVQPSNDLQTQFVKTLQGEQEPSNAFEKAWLKYLKLTTNAARFHTVFGKSKSTGSEISYGRQIEEF; the protein is encoded by the coding sequence ATGTCTAATCAAGATATTACAGCGCTCAAGCACGCGTTTACATCTGATAAACTTTTCTACGATGACGCTAACTTTCCAAGAGGATTTAGCCGCAGCGGTAACTTTACGTTATTAGAAGCTGAAATCCTAGAAAACTATGGTGCCATCTTACAAGCCCTGCATAAAAAAACGGTTCAACCGAGTAATGACCTACAAACTCAGTTTGTTAAAACCTTACAAGGTGAACAAGAGCCAAGCAATGCATTTGAAAAAGCATGGCTAAAATATTTAAAACTTACTACCAACGCAGCTCGTTTTCACACCGTGTTTGGTAAATCAAAAAGTACTGGCAGCGAAATAAGCTACGGTCGCCAAATAGAGGAATTTTAA
- a CDS encoding ATP-grasp domain-containing protein produces the protein MRGWIIFKDSATLLKPETYEIQRLVDAAKESGIELEVYSPDEFDITVTREDDKSIMINGQYVTLPDFVMPRMGAGTTYFALAIIRHLERLGVYCVNTSVAIETVKDKLYSQQILAEKNLPTPKTMLVKFPVNVDLVETTLGFPVVIKTLSGSQGSGVFLSKSKSEFRDLMQLIEATNKNANIILQEFISNSHGRDLRVFTIGGRVIACFERRAVDGDFKANVSNGGSARPFPITPEIEWLALQTSHALDLDIAGIDLLFDNGHYKICEANSSPGFEGLESCIDIDVAKEILHFVRIRLGIFDKINPNETAAS, from the coding sequence ATGCGAGGTTGGATCATCTTTAAAGACTCTGCAACTTTACTTAAGCCAGAGACTTACGAAATTCAACGCTTGGTTGACGCAGCAAAAGAATCGGGGATTGAACTAGAAGTTTATTCGCCCGATGAGTTCGACATCACAGTAACCCGTGAAGATGATAAAAGTATCATGATCAACGGCCAATATGTGACTTTGCCTGACTTTGTAATGCCGCGTATGGGTGCAGGTACTACTTACTTTGCGCTAGCTATCATACGTCACCTTGAACGCCTCGGTGTCTACTGTGTTAATACCTCTGTCGCGATCGAAACCGTTAAAGACAAACTGTATTCTCAGCAGATTTTGGCCGAAAAAAACTTACCAACTCCTAAAACCATGTTGGTTAAATTTCCAGTCAATGTTGACTTGGTAGAAACAACCCTTGGTTTTCCAGTTGTAATTAAAACGCTTTCTGGCTCACAAGGCAGCGGTGTATTTTTATCTAAAAGTAAAAGTGAATTTCGCGATTTAATGCAATTGATTGAGGCTACCAATAAAAATGCTAATATCATTTTGCAGGAATTTATTAGTAATAGCCACGGTCGTGATTTACGAGTTTTTACCATTGGCGGCCGTGTGATTGCCTGTTTTGAACGTCGCGCGGTCGATGGCGACTTTAAAGCGAATGTCAGTAATGGCGGAAGCGCAAGGCCGTTCCCTATCACACCTGAAATTGAATGGCTTGCACTGCAGACCTCTCACGCCCTTGACCTTGATATTGCAGGTATCGATTTACTGTTTGATAATGGCCATTACAAAATTTGTGAAGCTAATTCATCGCCAGGATTTGAAGGTTTAGAATCGTGTATCGACATAGATGTAGCTAAAGAAATTCTTCACTTTGTCAGAATTCGTTTAGGTATTTTCGATAAAATAAACCCTAACGAAACAGCAGCAAGCTAA
- a CDS encoding thioesterase family protein codes for MKQHAIAQMGQLFVKQMPFNVFLQLTVEQLDAERAVISFPFQEVLIGNPMQKILHGGVISAVLDNVGGMLAAASIIDKTAEAELSGLNERLAKLGTIDLRTDFLRPGRGERFTASATLIRSGNKVCVCRMEMHNELGVQIAFGTATYLVS; via the coding sequence ATGAAACAACATGCGATTGCCCAAATGGGGCAGCTGTTTGTGAAGCAGATGCCGTTTAATGTTTTTTTGCAATTAACGGTAGAGCAGTTAGATGCAGAGCGGGCGGTGATAAGTTTTCCTTTTCAAGAAGTATTAATTGGTAACCCGATGCAAAAAATTTTACATGGTGGCGTGATTTCAGCGGTGCTTGATAATGTCGGCGGCATGCTAGCTGCCGCGTCAATTATCGATAAAACAGCCGAAGCAGAGCTTTCGGGATTAAACGAGCGCTTAGCAAAACTGGGTACGATTGACTTACGCACCGACTTTTTACGCCCTGGCCGTGGCGAGCGTTTTACTGCTAGCGCGACGCTGATCCGTTCTGGCAATAAAGTCTGTGTTTGTCGCATGGAAATGCACAATGAGCTTGGGGTGCAAATTGCGTTTGGCACCGCGACTTATTTAGTAAGTTAG
- a CDS encoding response regulator translates to MPNKLLIIEDNSSIAKVQKHIALKLGFEVDLAYSLGEAIALIEENDYFCAVVDYVLPDANDGEAIPFTIGAEIPTIVMTGKLDNQTRDTVLRYPIVDYITKEIRQSYNYLETQLRRLPKNQAVRILIVDDSPATRKHLSNLLQRHKYKVALACDGLEALEQLNIYPDIKVVICDNEMPNMDGITLTAKIRQTYSNEELAVIGISSSKDNQISAKFLKSGANDYISKPFYPEEFYCRLSQNIEMLDAIATIRLQANSDYLTNLPNRRYFFEQTQLNIEKNVQAQHSTILAMIDIDFFKAINDNYGHDAGDEVLKGLADHFRLHFSEHLIARLGGEEFAVYFKQSTSAEASQQLEAFRMSVELNSPSFSSKKIPFTLSIGLADSNETNVDAILKIADQYLYQAKSDGRNRLITA, encoded by the coding sequence GTGCCGAATAAGTTACTCATCATTGAAGACAATAGTTCTATTGCAAAAGTACAAAAACATATCGCACTAAAACTAGGGTTTGAGGTTGATTTAGCCTATTCACTCGGTGAAGCCATTGCCTTAATTGAAGAAAATGATTATTTTTGCGCTGTTGTTGATTATGTACTGCCAGACGCAAATGATGGTGAAGCCATTCCATTTACCATAGGCGCTGAAATCCCAACCATTGTAATGACAGGTAAGCTCGATAACCAAACCCGCGATACCGTATTACGCTATCCGATTGTTGATTACATCACCAAAGAAATTCGCCAATCTTATAATTACTTAGAAACTCAACTGCGCCGCTTACCTAAAAATCAAGCTGTTCGTATTTTGATTGTGGATGATTCACCAGCCACTCGAAAACACTTAAGTAATCTACTTCAGCGCCATAAATATAAGGTAGCTCTTGCTTGCGATGGCCTTGAGGCTCTTGAGCAACTTAATATTTATCCCGATATCAAAGTTGTTATTTGCGATAACGAAATGCCCAATATGGATGGCATTACCCTAACAGCCAAAATTAGGCAAACCTACAGTAACGAAGAACTCGCTGTAATTGGTATTTCAAGTTCAAAAGATAATCAAATCTCAGCTAAATTTTTAAAAAGTGGTGCCAATGATTACATCAGTAAACCATTTTATCCTGAAGAGTTTTATTGCCGTTTAAGTCAAAATATCGAGATGCTCGATGCCATTGCCACCATCCGCTTGCAAGCAAACAGTGATTATTTAACCAACCTTCCAAATCGACGCTATTTTTTTGAACAAACTCAACTCAATATCGAAAAAAATGTGCAAGCTCAGCACTCAACAATTTTAGCCATGATAGATATCGATTTTTTCAAAGCGATTAACGACAATTATGGGCACGACGCAGGTGATGAAGTATTAAAAGGACTTGCTGATCATTTTAGATTACATTTTTCAGAGCATTTAATTGCCCGTTTAGGCGGTGAAGAATTTGCGGTTTATTTTAAACAAAGCACATCAGCTGAGGCCTCACAACAGCTTGAAGCTTTTCGAATGTCAGTTGAATTAAACAGCCCAAGCTTTAGTTCGAAAAAAATCCCATTCACTTTATCAATTGGATTGGCAGATTCAAACGAGACTAATGTAGATGCAATTTTAAAAATTGCCGATCAATATTTATATCAAGCAAAAAGTGACGGTCGCAATCGGCTCATCACAGCATGA